ACATCAAAGACGACAGACAGGCGGATTCTATGCcatttaaagaaaataaaccGATAGACAGATAAGAATTCCCACAGGAATTGCTAGCAAAAAGATCTAAGGTTGTTCTTAACAGCCTAAAAACTATGAAATCTGTAACTTATAGCATTGTCATTATTATAGGGTGCCAAAAGACAGAGAAAATAACGTTTAAGTTATCACTACCTGAAGCTTGTTCACAGCAGACCGATCTCGATAGAGAAGGACACGCATGCACTTCTCCAGCAGCTTTACAGCCTCTTCGAAAGTCAAGTTCTCATGCCACTCATCACGAAGAATAGGCCGTGCAAGGTGATTTCCAAATCCCGTAGCCACATGATTGTCCTCAAAATTTACACCTATCATGCTAACCTGAATAAAGATAAAAAGTATGACAAGCAACTAAGTCCCCTGATTCATGATGCACACAGCACACTGCAATGTGTTAAGGGAAGGATTAAATGAGGTTTACCATGCCAAGGTACTTCTGTCCATTTTTCACTCCACCGAGGACAAGAGAGTTCCACAATGGATTGAACTTGTTACGCCTATTGTACATCACACGGGTCAAATAGTTGTGCACCTCTTTAGGTCCCAAAGAGTTCCCATCATCCCACATGTTGTCATACAGGCTACAACCAGAAAATCGAAATGAATAATCCTAAACCAACTGTTTCAAATAATACAAAGAAGCATAGAAAAAATCACAATGGAAACATTATAGAAGGTAGCCAAACGCTTATCTTCATAATTTTTCTTATCAATAATGCTTACACGAGTTCATCAAGATAACGTAAGAGCTCCTGAAAGTCGCTTATTTCTCCACTTGCAccaagaagagaatgctttCCGATTGGCTTCATTCTTTCCACACTCTTGTATCGCAGGGTAGAGCCATAAGAACCTATCAAAACATCCATTCTTTTGATACTGTTAAGAGACCTCAACAGACACATAAAAAGAACATACATGGGCGTCTAACTTTTGAGTCATGAACAATAGGATCCCCGACgctataaaaatatatgatgtcTATGACTGATAAAGCGATAACCATAACGTAAAAATAGGAGATACTGTAAGAAAACCTCAACAGACACATGAAAACCACATTAGGTGATCTAAAAATCCAGTCTGACCATTAAGAGCGGCCGCGGGGCGCCATACAAGAACACAAAAACTAATGTATCTAACTTTGAAAAGACTCGCATTTGAATTTTGAACTGTTTCTCCTTCAGATAAAGTGAAACAAATACGACAAGCCTACACGAACAACTCCAAAGATTTCATAACAATTTTCGCTACAAGAAGCTAAGAGAAATGGCGGAAAGAATCCCACTTTTTTCAAACACCAGAAACAATATATACTCCGCATTAACATCAAATCTTAATTTCCCGTAACCAAACAAGAAGCTAAATAAAATAATGgaccaaaaaatcaaaatcaaaacttgTTTTTGTGACGCAAGGGTAATGGAATTGGAAGCTAACCTCCCATATCAGCAGCCATCAAAATTCCATCTTTATACTTGAGAGCCACAACAGATGTACCAGTTACATATGGGTACCTTCAATCAAacaaattattaaaatttaaaaaaaaaaaaatttaaaaaaattaaaaacacaaattaaaaattaaaggaTTGAAATTTTCATACAAAAAGTTAAATCCGCAAAACCACAGTTACCCAAATCCCCATACAAACGAAAAATGcacataaaaacttaaaaatcaaACATTAAGAAAGCATACAGGGTCCTCTGCGAGCCTTCAGGATTGCACAGTAGGCCGGGTTTGGATTGGTTCGACTCCATTAACTACTCAAAGATAATTAGAAAGTTAAAatcaaagtaattaaaaaataatctgGGATTTGGAAATCGAAGGGTACTCGAAACTTACACTCGTTTTTGTTTTCGTAGAGCTTGAAATCGCAGCTTTTAGTTTCCAGCACCTCCGTTCTCTTGTGTTTTGCTCCGGCCTGTGATGTGGGCTTCTTTCGTAATTTTGAATGAGTTTCtggccagaaaaaaaaaagaacaaaaaaagagagggtacaaataaaaattttaattttcttttcgcTCAAGAAATTGCAATCCGAATCAGTTTTAAGGTTTGGAAAGCCCATATGGAAACGCACTAAATTTTAGGCCCAAAGGTAATTAATGACCATCAGCCCAGTTCATTGAAAAAAAACGAGTCTGTTGTTTTAAAAAGTAATAATATGTGAGCCTATGCCACTCGCACTTCTGTATGAGTTTCACTTCTGTATGAGTTTCGTTCTTTTAGTCACTTGGTAATCAATGATTGAGTTTCGTTCTTTTAGGTATCGTTTGATATGCAGACGAAACGGAATGGAACATGATGGGATGGGACAGGACAGGACAGGACGGAACGGAGAATGAGCAAAtatgccctcggatggaaacaagaaggaagaagaaggagacggagatgttataattttgtgttcattggatgtggaacgagtcatTCTAGGGAGgtgaggcggaacgaaaattcacccaagattcgtcccgtggaacagcgcgttccacccgttttaggcgcaccaaacgtgagaCGGAACGTCTCGTCCCACTCTGTTCCGTcccatcccacgtaccaaacggtaccttagtCACTTGATAATCAATGATTGAGTTTCGTTCTGGTCATTCACTCTTTGACTTTAATATAAACGGTAGgaattaaaacattaaaaagaaCATGTCACCAGATCCATTACCGAACATCTTTCTTATgctaaatattttgttttaagtcATATTTGGGAAGGATTATGTTACTTAGTTCGTTTTGGTTAATCCTCGTATATACTTTCCAGTTTCGTGTTGTTTTCTTGTTTCTGGGAAGTTTCGGTTTTCCTTGACGCATAAGGATAATGGTAACTTTCTTTGTCTTTCCTAGTTGTAATAGTTCTTGAGTTTCAATCAGGATTTGGTTTTAGTTTTCCCTTTCCAGATTAGGATTTGAATTTGAGTTTCCTTGTGTAGCAAGTAAACAAGTAGTGGGTCTTTTTGAGTGCCTATATGTAGAGAGAGAATCTAAACCTTTCTTTCACTTGTACTCTGAGCATAGTGTTGGTTGtatgtcaacaatctgtgataatttatatatgctaataaataataaatgcaataggaattaacagaatataaactagaatacgaattataaaaacaaacaacttgaagatcgaggcttgcgtaccgcaatgtccttgaaacagaaatttcgtccctactctgtgcttgtagttctacggatgtctgcttcaccaggattcaacgatcaagttaaaattccagcaccggaaaatttaacttctggcgaatttagtgtggttctctcagtaagaaggtttaggaatgtagaagatgaagttgaTTATTTTCTGTGTTTTAGATGCTATGCAAATGAATGTATATATAGCATATGGATGCCTTTTtgcaacaggtatgagaatggggtgtgactgttgggaga
This is a stretch of genomic DNA from Malus domestica chromosome 02, GDT2T_hap1. It encodes these proteins:
- the LOC103400833 gene encoding proteasome subunit beta type-4-like → MESNQSKPGLLCNPEGSQRTLYPYVTGTSVVALKYKDGILMAADMGGSYGSTLRYKSVERMKPIGKHSLLGASGEISDFQELLRYLDELVLYDNMWDDGNSLGPKEVHNYLTRVMYNRRNKFNPLWNSLVLGGVKNGQKYLGMVSMIGVNFEDNHVATGFGNHLARPILRDEWHENLTFEEAVKLLEKCMRVLLYRDRSAVNKLQIAKITEEGVTISQPYSLKTFWGFSAFENPTLGAEGSW